In Fusobacterium canifelinum, a genomic segment contains:
- the trmB gene encoding tRNA (guanosine(46)-N7)-methyltransferase TrmB: MYNLLRKIALTLYRPFMKEKMKTFIDKRLSQDFSDLKNEEYIWIHCSSVGEVNLSEDLVKKFYSISRKNILISVFTDTGYENAVKKYSDKKKIKVIYFPVDDKKKINEILNKIKLKLLVLVETELWPNLINETKKKNSRIIVVNGRISDRSYPRYKKLKFLLKSMLQKIDFFYMQSEIDKERIISLGADKNKTENVGNLKFSISLEKYSDNEKEEYRKFLNIGDRKVFVAGSTRTGEDEIILDVFKKIKNYVLIIVPRHLDRLAKIENLIKENNLTYVKYSDLENKVSTGKEDIILVDKMGVLRKLYSISDIAFVGGTLVNIGGHNLLEPLFYRKAVIFGKYTQNVVDIAKEILRRKIGFQVENAEEFVKAIETIENGKKSDEEINSFFEENRLIALNIVKKENLIMNNIKEEAKDLWKHFFHSEKSNYNIYMYKLLDYPEYIMYDNDVMKEKKSKWSEYFGNSNLIAVEIGTGSGNFMYQLAERNPNKNFIGLELRFKRLVLATQKCQKRNLKNVAFLRKRGEELEDFLADNEISEMYINFPDPWEGTEKNRIIQEKLFNTLDKIMKKGGMLYFKTDHDIYYNDVLKLVKTLDNYEVTYHTSDLHNSEKAENNIKTEFEQLFLHKHNKNINYIEIKKII, translated from the coding sequence ATGTATAATTTATTAAGGAAAATAGCTTTAACCTTATATAGACCTTTTATGAAAGAGAAGATGAAAACTTTTATAGATAAAAGGTTAAGTCAAGATTTTTCAGATTTAAAAAATGAAGAATATATATGGATACATTGTTCATCAGTTGGGGAAGTTAATCTATCCGAAGATTTAGTTAAAAAATTCTATTCAATTTCTAGGAAGAATATATTAATTTCAGTTTTCACTGACACAGGTTATGAAAATGCTGTGAAAAAATATTCTGATAAGAAAAAGATAAAAGTTATATATTTTCCAGTAGATGATAAAAAGAAAATAAATGAAATTTTAAATAAAATCAAATTAAAACTTTTAGTTCTTGTAGAAACAGAGCTTTGGCCTAATCTTATAAATGAAACAAAAAAGAAAAATTCAAGAATTATAGTTGTAAATGGTAGAATTTCAGATAGAAGCTATCCAAGATATAAGAAGCTTAAATTTCTATTAAAATCTATGTTACAAAAAATAGATTTTTTCTACATGCAATCAGAAATAGATAAAGAAAGAATTATAAGTTTAGGTGCTGATAAAAATAAAACTGAAAATGTAGGAAACTTAAAGTTTAGCATATCTCTTGAAAAATATTCTGATAATGAAAAAGAAGAATATAGAAAGTTTTTAAATATTGGAGATAGAAAAGTTTTTGTTGCAGGTAGCACAAGAACTGGTGAAGATGAGATAATTTTAGATGTCTTTAAAAAAATTAAAAATTATGTTTTAATAATAGTTCCAAGACATTTAGACAGGTTAGCTAAAATAGAAAATTTGATAAAAGAAAATAATCTAACTTATGTAAAATATAGTGATTTAGAAAATAAGGTTTCAACAGGAAAAGAAGATATAATCTTAGTAGATAAAATGGGAGTTCTTAGAAAATTATACTCCATTTCCGATATTGCCTTTGTCGGAGGAACTTTGGTAAATATTGGAGGACATAACTTACTAGAACCACTATTTTATAGAAAAGCAGTTATCTTTGGAAAGTACACTCAAAATGTTGTTGATATTGCAAAAGAAATTTTAAGAAGAAAAATAGGTTTTCAAGTTGAAAATGCTGAAGAATTTGTAAAAGCAATAGAAACCATTGAAAATGGAAAAAAATCAGATGAAGAAATTAATTCTTTCTTTGAAGAAAATAGGCTAATAGCATTGAATATTGTTAAAAAGGAAAATTTAATTATGAATAATATAAAAGAAGAAGCGAAAGATTTATGGAAACATTTTTTCCATTCAGAGAAATCAAATTATAATATATATATGTATAAATTACTTGATTATCCTGAATACATAATGTATGATAATGATGTAATGAAAGAAAAGAAATCAAAATGGAGTGAGTACTTTGGAAATTCTAATCTAATAGCAGTGGAAATAGGTACTGGAAGTGGTAATTTTATGTATCAACTTGCAGAAAGAAATCCTAATAAAAACTTCATTGGTTTGGAGTTAAGATTTAAAAGATTGGTCTTAGCCACTCAAAAATGCCAAAAAAGAAACCTAAAAAATGTTGCTTTCCTTAGAAAAAGAGGAGAGGAGCTTGAAGATTTCTTAGCTGATAATGAAATATCTGAAATGTATATAAATTTTCCAGACCCTTGGGAAGGGACAGAAAAAAATAGAATTATCCAAGAAAAATTATTTAATACTTTGGATAAGATTATGAAAAAAGGTGGAATGCTATACTTTAAAACTGACCATGATATATATTATAATGATGTTTTAAAGTTGGTAAAAACTTTAGATAATTATGAAGTGACTTATCATACCTCTGATTTACATAATTCAGAAAAAGCAGAAAATAATATAAAAACAGAGTTTGAACAATTATTTTTACATAAACATAATAAAAATATAAATTATATTGAAATTAAGAAAATAATCTAA
- the cmk gene encoding (d)CMP kinase, with protein sequence MNNIIVAIDGPAGSGKSTIAKLIAKKFNFTYIDTGAMYRMITLYLLENNINFDDLKEIEKALKNINLDMLGDKFYLNDIDVSTKIREKRINENVSKVASIKIVRDNLVNLQRKISNNKNVILDGRDIGTVVFPNAKVKIFLVATAEERARRRYNEFLEKKVEITYDEVLKSLKERDYIDSTRKESPLKKADDATELDTTNLTIEDVINFISKKIEKNIN encoded by the coding sequence ATGAATAATATAATAGTTGCAATAGATGGACCAGCAGGAAGTGGAAAAAGTACAATAGCAAAACTTATTGCTAAAAAATTTAATTTTACATATATAGATACTGGTGCAATGTATAGAATGATAACTCTTTATCTTTTAGAAAATAATATAAATTTTGATGATTTAAAAGAGATAGAAAAAGCATTGAAAAATATAAATTTGGATATGCTGGGAGATAAATTTTATCTAAATGATATTGATGTCAGCACAAAGATAAGAGAAAAAAGAATAAATGAAAATGTATCAAAAGTTGCAAGTATTAAGATAGTTAGAGATAATTTAGTAAATTTACAAAGAAAAATTAGCAATAATAAAAATGTTATCTTAGATGGTAGAGATATTGGAACTGTTGTATTTCCTAATGCAAAAGTAAAAATATTTTTAGTTGCAACTGCAGAAGAAAGAGCAAGAAGAAGATATAATGAGTTTCTTGAAAAGAAAGTTGAAATAACTTATGATGAGGTTTTAAAATCTTTAAAAGAAAGAGATTATATAGATAGCACAAGAAAAGAAAGTCCATTAAAAAAAGCTGATGATGCTACTGAGTTGGATACTACAAATTTAACAATAGAAGATGTAATCAATTTCATATCAAAAAAAATTGAAAAAAATATAAATTAA
- a CDS encoding leucyl aminopeptidase: MSFQCVKKYEDSYDKYVLLTTSGKIVLPDYLDKESKKLAETVIKKNKFTAKASEKISMTLVNKKKVIDFTIVGLGEKKKLDAKNIRQYLFDGLKNISGKTFVSFNDKDLDNMDVVAEVVEHINYKFDKYFSKKKEEFLEVSYLTDKKVPKLIEGYELAKISNIVKDLVNEQAEVLNPKELADRAVKLGKTFGFEVEILDEKKAQKLGMTAYLAVARAAHHRPYVIVMRYKGDAKSKYTYGLVGKGLTYDTGGLSLKPTESMLTMRCDMGGAATMIGAMCSIAKMKLKKNVTCVVAACENSIGPNAYRPGDILTAMNGKTIEVTNTDAEGRLTLADALTYIVRKEKVNEVIDAATLTGAVMVALGEDVTGVFTNDDKMARKVIDASENWNEYFWQMPMFDIFKKNLKSPYADMQNTGVRWGGSTNAAKFLEEFIDDTKWVHLDIAGTAWASGANPYYSQKGATGQVFRTVYSYIKDSKN, encoded by the coding sequence ATGAGTTTTCAATGTGTAAAAAAATATGAAGATAGCTATGATAAATATGTACTTTTGACTACTTCTGGAAAAATTGTACTACCAGATTATTTAGATAAAGAAAGCAAAAAGCTTGCTGAAACAGTTATTAAGAAAAATAAATTTACTGCAAAAGCTTCTGAAAAAATCTCTATGACACTTGTAAATAAGAAAAAAGTAATAGATTTCACTATTGTAGGTTTAGGTGAAAAGAAAAAATTAGATGCTAAAAATATAAGACAATATCTTTTTGATGGTTTAAAAAATATTAGTGGAAAAACTTTTGTAAGTTTTAATGATAAAGACTTAGATAATATGGATGTTGTTGCAGAAGTAGTTGAACATATAAACTATAAATTTGATAAGTATTTTTCAAAGAAAAAAGAAGAATTTTTAGAAGTTTCTTACTTAACTGACAAAAAAGTACCAAAATTAATAGAAGGATATGAACTTGCTAAAATTTCTAATATTGTTAAAGATTTAGTAAATGAACAAGCTGAAGTATTAAACCCAAAAGAACTTGCTGATAGAGCAGTTAAATTAGGAAAAACTTTTGGTTTTGAAGTTGAAATATTAGATGAAAAGAAAGCTCAAAAACTAGGAATGACTGCGTATCTGGCTGTTGCAAGAGCTGCTCATCATAGACCTTATGTTATTGTTATGAGATATAAAGGAGATGCTAAATCTAAATATACTTATGGACTCGTGGGAAAGGGACTTACTTATGATACAGGAGGATTATCATTAAAACCTACTGAAAGTATGCTTACTATGAGATGTGACATGGGTGGAGCAGCAACTATGATAGGAGCTATGTGTTCAATTGCTAAAATGAAACTTAAAAAGAATGTAACTTGTGTTGTAGCTGCTTGTGAAAATTCAATAGGACCTAATGCCTATAGACCTGGTGATATCTTAACTGCTATGAATGGAAAAACAATAGAAGTTACTAATACAGATGCAGAAGGAAGATTAACATTAGCTGATGCTTTAACTTATATAGTTAGAAAAGAAAAAGTTAACGAAGTTATAGATGCTGCTACTTTAACAGGAGCTGTTATGGTTGCTCTTGGTGAAGATGTTACAGGAGTATTTACTAATGATGATAAAATGGCTAGAAAAGTTATAGATGCTTCTGAAAATTGGAATGAATATTTCTGGCAAATGCCAATGTTTGATATATTTAAGAAAAACTTAAAATCTCCTTATGCTGATATGCAAAATACTGGTGTAAGATGGGGAGGTTCTACAAATGCTGCTAAATTCTTAGAAGAATTTATAGATGATACAAAATGGGTACACTTAGATATAGCTGGTACTGCTTGGGCAAGTGGAGCTAACCCTTATTACTCTCAAAAAGGTGCAACAGGTCAAGTATTTAGAACTGTTTACTCTTATATAAAAGATAGTAAAAACTAA
- a CDS encoding RNA ligase, with the protein MRTLLLLRGIQASGKSTWIKENNLEAYTLSADNIRLNIANPVLNEDGSYEISQKYNKVTWELLYKYLEMRMQNGDFSIVDATHSDIKLLNKYRDLASTYKYTMYCLEFDIPLEEALKRNKERDNYKYVPERVIERTYETIKKNEKLPSGLKKIESIDEIINFYTADVNQYEKVVIIGDIHSCAEPLKEVLKDFNEETLYVFVGDYFDRGIQPVETFKIMLDLLEKPNVILIEGNHEEKSMKKFIYDEEKYTKSFEETTLLPLLKEYDVDYVRASLKKIYKKLRQCFSFEFREKKFLCTHGGLPLVPKLTLVSAKEMIHGVGKYETEIGEIYSENYKKGLCQDFIQVHGHRGINDGEYSYCLEARVEFGGELKVLTIDNEGNIEKFGIKNDVYNRGLKLPMSGAREKLEFNTANELINEMIGHKFITVKECDYNLISLNFNREAFNKKKWNDLTIKARGLFVDKDSGEVKIRSYNKFFNFGERHINLGYLNKYATYPIRVFKKYNGFLGLASVVNNEVVLTSKSVTSGKYKDIFQNIWDKVENEVRELLKKTMIENNCTAVFEVVSPEYDPHIIKYDKEHLYLLDFIENKLDLDTHNIDLEFSENLMKRVEFSSDLLTKKEELTRLENYDELYNFLHEKTMSLEEFEGYVLCDNSGFMFKFKLPYYNLWKERRGWLERYRSALAKGKKVEVTEKDENRHFKKFLLKLGKDKLEGLSIIDVRELYEKEN; encoded by the coding sequence ATGAGAACATTATTATTATTAAGAGGAATACAAGCAAGTGGAAAATCCACTTGGATAAAAGAAAATAACTTAGAAGCATATACATTAAGTGCTGATAATATAAGATTAAATATAGCAAACCCTGTTTTAAATGAAGATGGTTCTTATGAAATTAGTCAAAAATATAATAAAGTAACTTGGGAATTATTATATAAATATTTAGAAATGAGAATGCAAAATGGTGATTTTTCAATAGTGGATGCTACCCATTCTGATATAAAACTTTTGAATAAATATAGAGATTTAGCAAGTACATATAAATATACTATGTACTGTCTAGAATTTGATATTCCTTTGGAAGAAGCTTTAAAGAGAAATAAGGAAAGAGATAACTATAAATATGTACCTGAAAGGGTTATAGAAAGAACTTATGAAACTATTAAAAAGAATGAAAAATTACCAAGTGGCTTAAAAAAAATAGAATCAATAGATGAGATAATAAATTTCTATACTGCTGATGTAAATCAATATGAAAAGGTTGTAATCATTGGAGATATACATTCTTGTGCTGAACCTTTAAAAGAAGTTTTAAAAGATTTTAATGAAGAAACTCTTTATGTCTTTGTTGGAGATTATTTTGATAGAGGTATACAGCCAGTTGAAACTTTTAAAATAATGTTAGATTTATTAGAAAAACCTAATGTTATTTTAATTGAAGGAAATCATGAAGAAAAGAGTATGAAAAAATTCATCTATGATGAAGAAAAATATACAAAATCTTTTGAAGAAACAACTTTACTACCTCTTTTAAAAGAATATGATGTAGACTATGTAAGAGCCTCTTTAAAGAAAATATATAAGAAGCTAAGACAATGTTTTTCTTTTGAGTTTAGAGAGAAAAAATTTTTATGTACCCATGGAGGCTTACCTCTTGTTCCAAAATTAACTTTAGTTTCAGCTAAAGAAATGATACATGGAGTTGGAAAATATGAAACAGAAATAGGTGAAATCTATTCTGAAAACTATAAGAAAGGTTTGTGTCAAGATTTTATTCAAGTTCATGGACATAGAGGTATTAATGATGGAGAATATTCGTATTGCCTTGAAGCTAGAGTTGAATTTGGTGGAGAATTAAAGGTTTTAACTATTGATAATGAAGGTAATATAGAAAAATTTGGAATAAAAAATGATGTATACAACAGAGGTTTAAAACTACCAATGTCAGGTGCTAGAGAAAAACTTGAATTCAATACTGCAAATGAACTTATTAATGAAATGATAGGACATAAATTTATTACAGTTAAGGAATGTGATTATAACTTAATTTCATTGAATTTCAATAGAGAAGCATTTAATAAGAAAAAATGGAATGATTTAACAATAAAGGCTAGAGGGCTATTTGTAGATAAAGATAGTGGAGAGGTTAAAATCAGAAGTTATAATAAATTTTTTAACTTTGGTGAAAGACATATAAATTTAGGTTACCTAAATAAATATGCCACTTACCCAATTAGAGTATTTAAAAAATATAATGGTTTCTTAGGTTTAGCCTCTGTTGTAAATAATGAAGTTGTACTTACTTCAAAGTCAGTAACTTCTGGAAAGTATAAGGATATTTTTCAAAATATTTGGGATAAGGTAGAAAATGAAGTAAGAGAATTATTAAAGAAAACTATGATAGAAAATAATTGTACAGCAGTTTTTGAAGTTGTTTCTCCTGAATATGACCCTCATATAATAAAATATGATAAAGAGCACTTATATTTATTGGATTTTATTGAAAATAAATTAGATTTAGATACTCATAACATAGATTTAGAATTCTCTGAAAATCTAATGAAAAGGGTTGAATTTTCTTCTGATTTACTTACTAAAAAAGAAGAACTTACAAGATTAGAAAATTATGATGAGCTATATAATTTTTTACATGAAAAAACAATGAGTTTAGAGGAATTTGAAGGTTATGTATTATGTGATAATTCTGGTTTTATGTTTAAATTTAAGTTGCCTTACTATAACTTATGGAAAGAAAGAAGAGGCTGGCTTGAAAGATATCGTTCAGCTTTAGCTAAGGGTAAAAAAGTTGAAGTAACTGAAAAAGATGAAAATAGACATTTTAAGAAATTTTTATTAAAATTAGGTAAGGATAAATTAGAAGGATTAAGCATAATAGATGTAAGGGAACTATATGAAAAAGAAAATTAA
- a CDS encoding RNA-binding domain-containing protein: MNNEKTKLSFDLKKIKENENIEFKRADNNLPNSLWETYSAFCNTSGGIIILGIEEEKNGDNIIIGINDIDKMEKDIWNTANNLAKVSYNVIGNGDIYKVKIDYKNIMILDVKEAPHNKKPVYLNRKIENTYIRRGEADKKADNDEIGTLMAMATPKPLLLDNFSIKDLDSETVSKFRKIIEERYPEKNYKNLNDEDFLKEIGAIRLDRKNNIYKITDGCLLLLGKYISITDYFSKFHLDFFYRDKDNERWKDRVSSDLPNSYGEMNIFNFYNIVFEKIKIFLKEPFALNEEKVRVSNTSLLIEAIREALVNTLIHADYLQNFPKVKIEMFEGWINFENSGKMLITIDEYVQGGNSVIRNETLVQLIRLIGIAERQGFGGVKICKTSESLFKQQPEIITDLRETKLKLWTVDALHFREDLSVLDKKIYHILLKNNQPLTRKEIISISENTEHFVKKSLINLLEKGLITTIGNGRSTKYEISFGTQGYLTKIQMKLQTLAKLNNLLSED; encoded by the coding sequence ATGAATAATGAAAAAACGAAACTTTCTTTTGATTTAAAAAAAATAAAAGAAAATGAAAATATAGAATTTAAAAGAGCAGATAATAATCTTCCTAATTCTTTGTGGGAAACCTATTCAGCATTTTGTAATACTTCAGGTGGAATTATTATTTTAGGAATTGAAGAAGAGAAGAATGGAGATAATATCATAATTGGTATTAATGATATTGATAAAATGGAAAAAGATATTTGGAATACAGCTAATAACTTGGCAAAAGTAAGTTATAATGTTATTGGAAATGGGGATATTTATAAAGTTAAAATAGATTATAAAAATATTATGATACTAGATGTAAAAGAAGCACCTCATAATAAGAAGCCTGTATATCTAAATAGAAAAATTGAAAATACCTATATCCGTAGAGGAGAAGCTGATAAAAAAGCTGATAATGATGAAATAGGAACTTTGATGGCAATGGCAACACCAAAACCACTATTGCTTGATAATTTTTCTATAAAGGATTTAGATAGTGAAACAGTTAGCAAATTTAGAAAGATTATAGAAGAAAGATATCCTGAGAAAAATTATAAAAACTTAAATGATGAAGATTTTTTAAAAGAAATAGGAGCAATAAGACTTGATAGAAAAAATAATATATATAAAATTACAGATGGATGTTTATTACTTTTAGGAAAGTATATATCTATAACAGATTACTTTTCAAAGTTTCATTTGGACTTTTTCTATCGTGATAAGGATAATGAGAGATGGAAAGATAGGGTTTCTTCTGATTTACCAAATTCATATGGTGAAATGAATATCTTTAATTTTTACAATATTGTATTTGAAAAGATAAAAATATTTTTAAAAGAGCCATTTGCTTTAAATGAAGAAAAAGTAAGAGTATCAAATACAAGCCTTTTGATAGAGGCTATAAGAGAAGCATTGGTAAACACACTTATTCATGCAGATTATTTGCAAAATTTTCCAAAAGTAAAAATAGAAATGTTTGAAGGGTGGATAAATTTTGAAAATTCTGGAAAAATGTTAATTACCATAGATGAATATGTTCAAGGTGGAAATTCAGTAATTAGAAATGAAACATTAGTGCAATTAATAAGATTAATTGGAATAGCCGAAAGACAAGGGTTTGGTGGAGTAAAAATATGTAAAACTTCTGAAAGTTTATTTAAACAACAGCCAGAAATTATAACAGATTTAAGAGAAACTAAATTGAAATTATGGACTGTTGATGCATTACATTTTAGAGAAGATTTATCTGTACTAGATAAAAAAATATATCATATACTTTTGAAAAATAATCAGCCTTTAACAAGAAAAGAAATTATATCTATTAGTGAAAATACAGAGCATTTTGTAAAAAAATCTTTAATAAATCTTCTTGAAAAGGGATTAATAACAACAATTGGAAATGGGCGTTCAACAAAATATGAAATTAGTTTTGGAACACAGGGATATTTAACCAAAATACAAATGAAGTTACAAACATTAGCAAAATTAAATAATTTACTTTCAGAAGATTAA
- a CDS encoding SH3 domain-containing protein yields the protein MKKILFILIFLILSLTSLGARFIVNSKDGYANLRKEAAIDSEIIVELDNSVQVSSFFKRGDWYYVEVLGMRPPEYARGFIHESQLEFSSETYVVSSKDGYANIRYRPMVDSELVDVLSNGEYVTKLNEVGDWYYIEFTAYNYGYIHKSQLKKFIK from the coding sequence ATGAAAAAAATTTTGTTTATTTTGATATTTTTAATTTTATCCTTAACAAGTTTAGGTGCAAGATTTATTGTAAATTCAAAAGATGGTTATGCAAATCTTAGAAAAGAAGCAGCAATAGATTCTGAAATTATAGTAGAATTAGATAATAGTGTACAAGTAAGTTCATTTTTTAAAAGAGGAGATTGGTATTATGTTGAAGTTTTAGGAATGAGACCTCCAGAATATGCTAGAGGCTTTATACATGAAAGCCAATTAGAATTTTCATCTGAAACTTATGTAGTATCTTCAAAAGATGGTTATGCAAATATAAGATATAGACCAATGGTAGATTCAGAATTAGTTGATGTATTGAGTAATGGAGAATATGTAACAAAATTAAATGAGGTAGGAGATTGGTATTATATAGAATTTACTGCCTATAATTATGGCTATATACACAAAAGCCAATTGAAAAAATTTATAAAATAA
- a CDS encoding adenylosuccinate synthase, whose protein sequence is MAGYVVVGTQWGDEGKGKIIDVLSEKADYVVRFQGGNNAGHTVVVDGEKFILQLLPSGVLQAGTCVIGPGVVVDPKVFLDEIDRIEKRGARTDHVIISDRAHVIMPYHIEMDKIRESVEDRIKIGTTKKGIGPCYADKISRDGIRMADLLDLKQFEEKLRANLKEKNEIFTKIYGLEPLDFDKIFEEYKGYIEKIKHRIVDTIPIVNKALDENKLVLFEGAQAMMLDINYGTYPYVTSSSPTLGGVTTGAGISPRKIDKGIGVMKAYTTRVGEGPFVTEIKGEFGDKIRGIGGEYGAVTGRPRRCGWLDLVVGRYATEINGLTDIVMTKIDVLSGLGKLKICTAYEIDGKIYDYVPADTKSLDRAIPIYEELDGWDEDITQIKKYEDLPVNCRKYLERVQEILDCPISVVSVGPDRNQNIYIREI, encoded by the coding sequence ATGGCTGGTTATGTTGTAGTAGGTACTCAATGGGGAGACGAAGGAAAAGGTAAAATCATTGATGTTTTATCAGAAAAAGCTGATTATGTAGTAAGATTTCAAGGTGGGAATAATGCGGGGCATACAGTTGTCGTAGATGGAGAAAAATTTATTCTACAACTTCTTCCATCAGGTGTACTTCAAGCTGGTACTTGTGTAATTGGACCAGGTGTTGTTGTTGACCCTAAAGTTTTCCTTGATGAAATAGATAGAATAGAGAAAAGAGGAGCTAGAACAGATCATGTTATTATAAGTGATAGGGCACATGTTATTATGCCATATCACATTGAGATGGATAAGATTAGAGAAAGTGTTGAAGATAGAATAAAAATAGGAACAACTAAAAAAGGAATTGGACCTTGTTATGCTGATAAAATTTCAAGAGATGGTATAAGAATGGCTGATTTACTTGATTTAAAACAATTTGAAGAAAAATTAAGAGCTAATTTAAAAGAAAAAAATGAAATATTTACAAAAATTTATGGTTTAGAACCACTTGATTTTGATAAGATTTTTGAAGAATACAAAGGATATATTGAAAAAATAAAACATAGAATAGTTGATACTATTCCAATAGTAAATAAAGCATTAGATGAAAATAAACTTGTACTTTTTGAAGGAGCACAAGCTATGATGTTAGACATCAACTATGGAACTTATCCTTATGTTACTTCTTCATCTCCTACACTTGGAGGAGTTACAACAGGAGCTGGTATTTCACCAAGAAAAATAGACAAAGGTATTGGTGTAATGAAAGCCTATACAACAAGAGTTGGAGAAGGTCCATTTGTAACTGAAATAAAAGGAGAATTTGGAGATAAAATCAGAGGAATTGGTGGCGAATATGGAGCTGTTACTGGTAGACCAAGAAGATGTGGTTGGCTTGATTTAGTTGTAGGAAGATATGCAACTGAAATAAATGGTTTAACTGATATAGTTATGACTAAAATAGATGTTTTAAGTGGATTAGGAAAATTAAAAATTTGTACTGCCTATGAAATAGATGGAAAAATTTATGATTATGTCCCTGCTGATACAAAATCATTAGATAGAGCTATACCTATATATGAAGAACTTGATGGTTGGGATGAAGATATAACTCAAATTAAGAAATATGAAGATTTACCAGTAAATTGTAGAAAATATTTGGAAAGAGTACAAGAGATTTTAGATTGTCCTATATCTGTTGTATCTGTTGGACCAGATAGAAATCAAAATATATATATTAGAGAAATATAG
- a CDS encoding DUF523 domain-containing protein: MKKKIKVLISACLLGDNVKYSGGNNLTPELVTLLEKYNVDIVKVCPECFGGLPIPRVPSEIRENKVFSKDGRDVTEEFLVGVEKSYKVAKEKQVDFAILKERSPSCGSSYIYDGSFSGKVIGGQGFTTRKLNEENIIIFSEENLEEIEKYLKELNK, encoded by the coding sequence ATGAAAAAGAAAATTAAAGTTTTAATAAGTGCTTGTTTATTGGGAGATAATGTAAAGTATTCTGGTGGAAATAATCTTACACCAGAACTTGTAACATTACTTGAAAAATATAATGTGGATATTGTAAAAGTTTGTCCTGAGTGCTTTGGAGGTTTACCTATTCCGAGAGTACCATCAGAAATTAGAGAGAATAAAGTTTTCAGTAAAGATGGTAGAGATGTAACAGAAGAATTTTTAGTTGGTGTAGAAAAAAGCTATAAAGTAGCCAAAGAAAAGCAAGTTGATTTTGCTATTCTAAAAGAAAGAAGTCCTTCTTGTGGAAGTTCATATATCTATGATGGAAGTTTTTCAGGAAAAGTTATAGGAGGACAAGGGTTTACAACAAGAAAATTAAATGAAGAAAATATTATAATTTTTTCTGAAGAAAATTTAGAAGAGATTGAGAAATATTTAAAAGAGCTGAATAAATAA
- a CDS encoding IMPACT family protein: MEKLKTIKKECKIEFEEKKSKFIGYVKPVFSKEEAEEYIRYIKNLHSDATHNCSAYKINNNGLEFFKVDDDGEPSGTAGKPMGDIINYMEVTNLVVIATRYFGGIKLGAGGLVRNYAKTAKLAITEAEIIDFIDKIDLIFEISYERLGEVEKLLKDYETEVIDKSFLEKIIFKVRINKDFYDNLENYPFINLLDI, translated from the coding sequence ATGGAAAAATTAAAAACTATAAAAAAAGAATGTAAAATAGAATTTGAAGAAAAGAAATCAAAATTTATTGGCTATGTAAAACCTGTATTTTCAAAAGAAGAAGCTGAGGAATATATAAGATATATTAAGAATCTTCATTCAGATGCAACCCATAACTGTTCAGCCTATAAAATAAATAATAATGGATTAGAATTTTTTAAAGTTGATGATGATGGTGAACCAAGTGGGACAGCTGGTAAACCTATGGGAGATATAATTAACTATATGGAAGTAACTAATTTAGTTGTAATTGCTACCAGATATTTTGGTGGAATAAAATTGGGAGCTGGAGGTTTAGTTCGAAATTATGCTAAGACTGCTAAACTTGCTATAACTGAAGCTGAAATTATTGATTTTATTGATAAAATAGATTTAATTTTTGAAATTTCTTATGAGAGATTAGGCGAAGTTGAAAAATTATTAAAAGATTATGAAACTGAAGTTATTGATAAATCATTTTTAGAAAAAATAATTTTTAAAGTTAGAATAAATAAAGATTTTTATGATAATTTAGAAAATTATCCATTTATTAATTTATTAGATATTTAA